The proteins below come from a single Salinilacihabitans rarus genomic window:
- a CDS encoding phytoene desaturase family protein: MESLDGASVVVIGAGIGGLSTACYLADAGADVRVIEKNEQLGGRASRLERDGFRFDMGPSWYLMPDVFERFFGHFDRTPSDYYELARLDPHYRIFFKDGDRVDVTADLERTKRIFETYEDGAGEALERYLEKSRENYEVGMKHFVYEDRSRLRDFLDLDVARQARGLSLLGSMQGHVEDYFDHPKLQQIMQYTLVFLGGSPRNTPALYNLMSHVDFNLGVWYPEGGLGAVIDGIAEMGSELGVEYETNRPATAIKGREGAFLVETPDGDLRADLVVSNADYAHTEQDLLTPERRGYDADYWESRTYAPSAFLLYLGVEGDVPELAHHTLVLPTGWDRHFEQIFDEPAWPDDPAYYLCVPSETDDDVAPEGHSNLFVLVPIAPGLEDTPERREEYRDRILDDIARHTGEDLRDRIVLEETFCVADFADRYNSFRGTALGMAHTLRQTALFRPPHRSKEVDGLYFAGSYTTPGIGVPMCLISGQLTAEKVFEDHG; encoded by the coding sequence ATGGAATCGCTTGACGGTGCGTCGGTCGTCGTGATCGGCGCCGGCATCGGCGGCCTCTCGACGGCCTGCTACCTCGCCGACGCCGGCGCCGACGTGCGCGTCATCGAGAAGAACGAACAGCTCGGCGGCCGGGCCAGCCGCCTGGAGCGCGACGGCTTCCGGTTCGACATGGGCCCGTCGTGGTACCTGATGCCGGACGTCTTCGAGCGTTTCTTCGGTCACTTCGACCGCACGCCGTCGGACTACTACGAACTCGCCCGCCTCGATCCCCACTACCGGATCTTCTTCAAAGACGGCGACCGGGTCGACGTGACCGCCGACCTCGAACGGACCAAGCGGATCTTCGAGACGTACGAGGACGGCGCCGGCGAGGCCCTCGAACGCTACCTCGAGAAGTCCCGCGAGAACTACGAGGTCGGGATGAAACACTTCGTCTACGAGGACCGCTCGCGGCTGCGGGACTTCCTCGACCTCGACGTGGCCCGGCAGGCCCGGGGGCTCTCGCTTCTGGGCTCGATGCAGGGTCACGTCGAGGACTACTTCGACCACCCGAAGCTCCAGCAGATCATGCAGTACACGCTGGTATTTCTGGGCGGCTCGCCGCGGAACACGCCGGCGCTGTACAACCTGATGAGCCACGTCGACTTCAACCTCGGCGTCTGGTACCCCGAGGGCGGACTCGGCGCGGTGATCGACGGCATCGCGGAGATGGGGTCGGAACTCGGCGTCGAGTACGAGACGAACCGGCCGGCGACGGCGATCAAGGGCCGCGAGGGCGCGTTCCTCGTCGAGACGCCCGACGGCGACCTCCGGGCGGACCTCGTGGTGAGCAACGCCGACTACGCCCACACCGAGCAGGACCTGCTGACCCCCGAACGCCGCGGCTACGACGCCGACTACTGGGAGTCCCGGACGTACGCTCCCTCGGCGTTCCTGCTCTACCTCGGCGTCGAGGGCGACGTCCCCGAACTCGCCCACCACACGCTCGTGCTGCCGACCGGCTGGGACCGCCACTTCGAGCAGATATTCGACGAGCCGGCCTGGCCCGACGACCCCGCCTACTACCTGTGTGTCCCCTCGGAGACCGACGACGACGTCGCCCCCGAGGGCCACAGCAACCTGTTCGTGCTCGTCCCCATCGCGCCGGGGCTGGAGGACACCCCCGAGCGCCGCGAGGAGTATCGAGACCGGATCCTCGACGACATCGCCAGACACACCGGCGAGGACCTGCGCGACCGGATCGTCCTCGAGGAGACGTTCTGCGTCGCGGACTTCGCCGACCGCTACAACAGCTTCCGGGGGACCGCCCTCGGGATGGCCCACACCCTCCGCCAGACGGCGCTGTTTCGCCCGCCTCACCGCTCGAAGGAGGTCGACGGCCTCTACTTCGCCGGCTCGTACACCACGCCCGGTATCGGCGTCCCGATGTGTCTCATCAGCGGTCAACTGACCGCTGAGAAGGTGTTCGAGGATCACGGGTGA
- the dhaL gene encoding dihydroxyacetone kinase subunit DhaL, producing MDLDTQREAVVEAVEAVAARLDEEKEYLTELDSAIGDADHGANMDRGFGAAAERVADADDDPADLVKTVGVTLVSEVGGASGPLYGGSIMKASQELDDGITPEATVAFAETYIETVENRGKASVGDKTMLDALTPAVHTYKKSIETDDLEPLEALAKAVDAAERGVAFTTPIRAKKGRASYLGWRSVGHQDPGATSTLYIMEELLDVAANYLDGETELETDAEADVEPEELEEAAEAAEGGDGAGGA from the coding sequence ATGGATCTCGACACCCAGCGCGAGGCGGTCGTCGAAGCGGTCGAGGCCGTCGCGGCGCGACTCGACGAGGAGAAGGAGTACCTGACCGAACTCGACTCGGCGATCGGCGACGCCGACCACGGCGCGAACATGGACCGGGGCTTCGGCGCCGCCGCCGAGCGCGTCGCGGACGCCGACGACGACCCCGCCGACCTCGTCAAGACCGTCGGCGTGACGCTCGTCTCGGAGGTCGGCGGGGCCTCCGGCCCGCTGTACGGCGGGTCGATCATGAAGGCGAGCCAGGAACTCGACGACGGGATCACCCCCGAGGCGACGGTCGCGTTCGCGGAGACGTACATCGAGACCGTCGAGAACCGCGGGAAGGCCTCGGTCGGCGACAAGACGATGCTCGACGCGCTCACCCCGGCCGTCCACACCTACAAGAAGTCGATCGAGACCGACGACCTCGAACCGCTCGAGGCGCTCGCGAAGGCCGTCGACGCCGCCGAGCGCGGCGTCGCGTTCACGACGCCGATCCGCGCGAAGAAGGGGCGAGCCTCCTACCTCGGCTGGCGGTCGGTCGGCCACCAGGACCCCGGCGCGACGAGCACGCTGTACATCATGGAGGAACTACTCGACGTCGCGGCGAACTACCTCGACGGCGAGACCGAACTCGAGACCGACGCCGAAGCCGACGTCGAACCCGAGGAACTCGAGGAGGCCGCCGAGGCCGCCGAGGGCGGCGACGGCGCCGGAGGCGCCTGA
- the cruF gene encoding bisanhydrobacterioruberin hydratase — protein sequence MDSTTATTRAGDSRREALQRRLDALIRENRFTIAVVFPLVGAVTLVASAEGLLPPALSFDPLLILFGTLVMRSPLVVGLLPRIGRRALACLGLLVAYAYAVEFVGVRTGWPYGHFEYGVDLGPMVAGEVPLGLPVFFVPLVLNAYLLTLLTLRGRAASTPLRLGVALAAVLAVDLVLDPGAVALGFWAYEPPGPYYGVPASNYAGWLLSGAVAVVLVDLAFDRAALLDRVRDCEFVLDDLVSFVLLWGGVNALYGNPIPVALAVGFGAALARTDRYDVQFLRTGLPAALDR from the coding sequence ATGGATAGCACGACCGCGACGACCCGGGCGGGCGACTCGCGTCGCGAGGCGCTACAGCGGCGTCTCGACGCGCTGATCCGCGAGAATCGGTTCACCATCGCGGTCGTCTTCCCGCTCGTCGGCGCGGTGACGCTCGTCGCGAGCGCCGAGGGGTTGTTGCCGCCGGCGCTGTCGTTCGACCCGCTGCTGATCCTGTTCGGGACGCTCGTGATGCGCTCGCCGCTCGTCGTCGGTCTCCTGCCGCGGATCGGCCGGCGGGCGCTCGCCTGTCTCGGCCTGCTGGTCGCCTACGCCTACGCGGTCGAGTTCGTCGGCGTGCGAACGGGCTGGCCGTACGGCCACTTCGAGTACGGCGTCGACCTCGGGCCGATGGTCGCGGGCGAGGTACCCCTCGGGCTGCCGGTCTTTTTCGTCCCGCTGGTACTGAACGCCTACCTGCTCACGCTGCTGACGCTGCGCGGGCGGGCGGCGTCGACGCCCCTCCGGCTGGGGGTCGCGCTCGCGGCCGTCCTCGCGGTCGACCTCGTGCTCGACCCCGGCGCGGTCGCGCTCGGCTTCTGGGCGTACGAGCCGCCGGGGCCGTACTACGGCGTCCCGGCGTCGAACTACGCCGGCTGGCTCCTCTCGGGGGCGGTCGCGGTCGTCCTCGTCGACCTCGCGTTCGATCGCGCGGCGCTGCTCGACCGCGTCCGCGACTGCGAGTTCGTCCTCGACGACCTCGTGAGCTTCGTCCTGCTGTGGGGCGGTGTCAACGCGCTGTACGGCAACCCGATCCCCGTCGCCCTCGCCGTCGGCTTCGGGGCCGCGCTGGCGCGGACCGACCGCTACGACGTGCAGTTCCTCCGGACGGGGCTGCCCGCGGCGCTCGACCGGTGA
- the cobD gene encoding threonine-phosphate decarboxylase CobD — protein sequence MDPDAIRESGRVPHGGDPDPSVLDFSANVNPRTPDGVAEAYADALDAARRYPDDGYPAFRAAAAEYVGCDPEAVVPTPGGLAAIRLVCEVRLGPGDEALVPYPSFGEYAREVRLQGARPRFVRRDDLFEVGEAVLDRCALAVVCTPNNPTGEAADPDALAAFADRCAAAGTTLLVDEAFLGFTDVPSLAAAERENVVVARSLTKLFGLPGIRAGFAVARGGTRDALRTARRTWNLGTPAARVGAHCMRDEAFVRETRERVASERERLFAAFEADPRFSPSPSDAPFLLCDVAGAVDDVLDAARERGVALRDARTFRGLDSHVRVAVRAREANDRLLEVLCRD from the coding sequence GTGGACCCTGACGCGATCCGCGAGTCCGGGCGCGTCCCCCACGGCGGCGACCCGGACCCGTCGGTCCTCGACTTCTCGGCCAACGTCAACCCCCGGACGCCCGACGGCGTCGCCGAGGCGTACGCCGACGCGCTCGACGCGGCCCGCCGGTACCCCGACGACGGCTACCCCGCGTTCCGCGCGGCCGCGGCCGAGTACGTCGGCTGCGACCCCGAGGCCGTCGTCCCGACCCCCGGCGGCCTCGCCGCGATCCGACTCGTCTGCGAGGTGCGCCTCGGGCCGGGCGACGAGGCGCTCGTCCCCTACCCGAGTTTCGGCGAGTACGCCCGCGAGGTGCGCCTGCAGGGCGCCCGGCCGCGGTTCGTCCGCCGCGACGACCTGTTCGAGGTGGGCGAGGCGGTCCTCGACCGCTGTGCGCTCGCGGTCGTCTGCACGCCGAACAACCCGACCGGCGAGGCGGCCGACCCGGACGCGCTCGCGGCGTTCGCCGACCGCTGCGCGGCGGCCGGGACGACTCTGCTCGTCGACGAGGCGTTCCTCGGCTTCACGGACGTGCCGTCGCTCGCCGCCGCCGAGCGGGAGAACGTCGTCGTCGCGCGCTCGCTCACCAAACTCTTCGGCCTGCCGGGGATCCGGGCGGGGTTCGCCGTCGCCCGCGGCGGGACGCGCGACGCCCTCCGGACCGCCCGGCGGACGTGGAACCTCGGGACGCCGGCGGCGCGAGTCGGCGCGCACTGCATGCGCGACGAGGCGTTCGTCCGCGAGACGCGCGAACGGGTGGCGAGCGAGCGCGAGCGGCTGTTCGCGGCCTTCGAGGCCGATCCGCGGTTCTCCCCGTCCCCCTCGGACGCCCCGTTCCTGCTGTGTGACGTCGCGGGCGCCGTCGACGACGTGCTCGACGCGGCGCGCGAGCGCGGCGTCGCGCTCAGGGACGCGCGGACGTTCCGCGGCCTCGACTCGCACGTCCGCGTGGCGGTGAGAGCGCGCGAGGCGAACGACCGGCTGCTGGAGGTGCTGTGCCGTGACTGA
- the dhaM gene encoding dihydroxyacetone kinase phosphoryl donor subunit DhaM: MVGIVVVSHSRKAAEGIAEIADEMGGEGSVNAVGGTEDGRVGTTPDPIREAIEAAGSDGDGVVVVVDLGSAVMNAELAIEMAEVDGEVVMADAPVLEGALNAAVTATSASASVESVKQAAEDARDVSKL, encoded by the coding sequence ATGGTCGGCATCGTCGTCGTCTCCCACAGCCGGAAGGCGGCCGAGGGGATCGCCGAAATCGCCGACGAGATGGGCGGCGAGGGGAGCGTCAACGCCGTCGGCGGCACCGAGGACGGCCGCGTCGGGACGACCCCCGACCCCATCCGCGAGGCGATCGAGGCCGCCGGGAGCGACGGCGACGGCGTGGTCGTCGTGGTCGACCTCGGCAGCGCGGTGATGAACGCGGAACTGGCGATCGAGATGGCCGAGGTCGACGGCGAGGTCGTCATGGCGGACGCGCCGGTGCTCGAAGGGGCGCTCAACGCGGCCGTGACGGCGACGTCGGCGAGCGCGAGCGTCGAGTCGGTAAAGCAGGCCGCCGAGGACGCACGCGACGTCTCGAAGCTCTAG
- a CDS encoding prenyltransferase has product MNGERIHTSDRSVADDLAYLLTLSRPRFWLYLAGPALVGVAYAADSTADLVAPAAVALFAYFLVPANVFLYGINDVYDRDIDAANPKKEGREARYEGQRFVPAAVALCAAVPLALLPVVPAPAWPWLAAFLVLGAAYSAPPARFKTTPLLDSVSNGLYVTPGAAAYAAVAGSQPPALAVLGGWLWAMGMHTFSAVPDIEPDRAAGIRTTATVLGKRRTYAYCGACWLAAAGAFAALDYRLGALLLVYPALVAGVATASVAVDRAYWWFPAINTAVGTLLTMGGLWRLVYG; this is encoded by the coding sequence ATGAACGGGGAACGGATCCACACGAGCGACCGTTCGGTCGCCGACGACCTCGCGTACCTGCTGACGCTCTCGCGGCCGCGGTTCTGGCTCTACCTCGCCGGGCCGGCGCTCGTCGGCGTCGCCTACGCCGCCGACTCGACGGCCGACCTCGTCGCTCCCGCCGCGGTCGCGCTGTTCGCGTACTTCCTCGTCCCGGCGAACGTCTTCCTCTACGGGATCAACGACGTCTACGACCGCGATATCGACGCCGCGAACCCGAAGAAGGAGGGCCGCGAGGCGCGCTACGAGGGCCAGCGGTTCGTCCCCGCCGCGGTCGCCCTCTGTGCCGCCGTACCGCTCGCGTTGCTGCCGGTCGTCCCCGCGCCCGCGTGGCCGTGGCTCGCGGCCTTCCTCGTCCTCGGGGCGGCCTACAGCGCGCCGCCGGCCCGGTTCAAGACGACGCCGCTTCTCGACTCGGTCTCGAACGGCCTCTACGTGACGCCGGGGGCCGCCGCCTACGCGGCCGTCGCCGGGAGCCAGCCCCCCGCACTCGCCGTCCTCGGCGGCTGGCTCTGGGCGATGGGGATGCACACCTTCTCCGCGGTCCCCGACATCGAACCCGACCGCGCCGCGGGAATCCGGACCACCGCGACGGTCCTCGGGAAGCGGCGCACCTACGCCTACTGTGGCGCCTGCTGGCTCGCCGCCGCCGGCGCGTTCGCCGCCCTCGACTACCGGCTGGGGGCGCTCTTGCTCGTCTACCCCGCGCTCGTCGCCGGCGTCGCGACCGCGAGCGTCGCGGTCGACCGCGCCTACTGGTGGTTCCCCGCGATCAACACGGCCGTCGGCACCCTGCTGACGATGGGCGGCCTCTGGAGGCTGGTCTATGGATAG
- a CDS encoding phytoene/squalene synthase family protein, translating to MHQEHIQAGKEIQRRTGKTFYLATRFLPKRVRNATHVLYAFFRIADEVVDDAAGVPPDEQAARLEALRAQALGEADPDDPVLDAFATLRERYDIADEEVHEFVDAMKTDIHTSRYDSYEELEAYMRGSAAAVGVMMTAIMEPEDPETALPHAVALGEAFQMTNFLRDVREDVRERDRIYLPRETLRAHGVPDEQVENLKMSESFAAAMAEELQRTEALYREGVAGIRYLPEDCQLPVLLAAVLYAEHHRLIRARGYDVLSETPQLSSTRKLWCLLKTRWHWRWNRDPEAVFRRVSAVPTLEAGPRGAGHGEGVPTR from the coding sequence ATGCACCAGGAACATATCCAAGCAGGCAAGGAGATTCAGCGACGAACGGGGAAGACGTTCTACCTCGCGACGCGCTTTCTACCGAAGCGCGTCCGGAACGCGACGCACGTCCTCTACGCGTTCTTCCGGATCGCCGACGAAGTCGTCGACGACGCCGCCGGCGTCCCCCCCGACGAGCAGGCTGCGCGCCTCGAAGCGCTGCGCGCGCAGGCGCTCGGCGAGGCCGACCCGGACGACCCGGTCCTCGACGCGTTCGCGACCCTCCGCGAGCGCTACGACATCGCCGACGAGGAGGTCCACGAGTTCGTCGACGCGATGAAGACGGACATCCACACGAGCCGGTACGACAGCTACGAGGAACTCGAGGCGTACATGCGCGGGTCGGCGGCGGCCGTCGGCGTGATGATGACCGCGATCATGGAGCCCGAGGACCCCGAGACCGCCCTCCCACACGCCGTCGCGCTCGGCGAGGCGTTCCAGATGACGAACTTCCTGCGGGACGTCCGCGAGGACGTCCGCGAGCGCGACCGCATCTACCTCCCCCGGGAGACGCTGCGCGCCCACGGCGTCCCCGACGAGCAGGTCGAGAACCTGAAGATGTCCGAGTCGTTCGCGGCGGCGATGGCCGAGGAACTCCAGCGAACCGAGGCGCTCTACCGCGAGGGCGTCGCCGGCATCCGCTACCTGCCGGAGGACTGCCAGCTCCCCGTCCTGCTGGCGGCCGTGCTGTACGCCGAACACCACCGGCTCATCCGCGCGCGAGGGTACGACGTCCTCTCGGAGACCCCCCAGCTCTCGTCGACGCGCAAGCTCTGGTGTCTGCTCAAGACGCGCTGGCACTGGCGCTGGAACCGCGACCCCGAGGCGGTCTTCCGGCGCGTCTCCGCCGTCCCCACGCTCGAAGCCGGCCCGAGGGGGGCAGGCCACGGCGAGGGCGTGCCGACGCGCTGA
- the dhaK gene encoding dihydroxyacetone kinase subunit DhaK, with protein sequence MKKLINEPEAVVDEMLDGMVAAHPELRRLDGTEVVVRADAPVDGKVGIVSGGGSGHEPTHAGYIGDGMLDGAAAGQVFTSPTADQLSEMIQACDGGEGVFCVVKNYEGDVMNFETAMEMAEMEADTEVDYVVTNDDVAVEDSLYTSGRRGVAGTIFVHKIAGAMAHQGGDLSEVKRVAEKANENVGTMGMALTSCVTPEKGEPTFELGDDEIELGIGIHGEPGTERTEVMSADEVAEHLTEAVLDDLDLDEGAEVVTMVNGMGGTPLMELYVVNRRVQQLLDEHGLDTWDVWVGDYMTSLDMMGCSITVLEVDDELKELLAYSVDTPALTVADEE encoded by the coding sequence ATGAAGAAACTGATCAACGAACCCGAGGCGGTCGTAGACGAAATGCTCGACGGTATGGTCGCGGCACACCCGGAACTGCGGCGCCTGGACGGGACGGAAGTGGTCGTACGCGCCGACGCGCCGGTCGACGGCAAGGTCGGCATCGTCTCCGGCGGCGGCAGCGGCCACGAACCGACCCACGCGGGCTACATCGGCGACGGAATGCTCGACGGGGCGGCGGCCGGCCAGGTGTTCACCTCGCCGACGGCCGACCAGTTGAGCGAGATGATCCAGGCCTGCGACGGCGGCGAGGGGGTCTTCTGCGTCGTCAAGAACTACGAGGGGGACGTGATGAACTTCGAGACGGCCATGGAGATGGCCGAGATGGAGGCCGACACCGAGGTCGACTACGTCGTCACCAACGACGACGTCGCGGTCGAGGACTCGCTGTACACCTCCGGTCGTCGCGGCGTCGCCGGCACCATCTTCGTCCACAAGATCGCCGGCGCGATGGCCCACCAGGGCGGCGACCTGTCGGAGGTAAAGCGCGTCGCCGAGAAGGCAAACGAGAACGTGGGCACGATGGGAATGGCGCTGACCTCCTGTGTGACCCCCGAGAAGGGCGAACCGACGTTCGAACTCGGCGACGACGAGATCGAACTCGGCATCGGCATCCACGGCGAACCGGGCACCGAGCGCACCGAGGTGATGAGCGCCGACGAGGTCGCCGAGCACCTCACCGAGGCCGTCCTCGACGACCTCGACCTCGACGAGGGCGCGGAGGTCGTCACGATGGTCAACGGGATGGGCGGGACGCCGCTGATGGAGTTGTACGTCGTCAACCGCCGCGTCCAGCAGCTACTCGACGAGCACGGCCTCGACACCTGGGACGTCTGGGTCGGCGACTACATGACCTCGCTGGACATGATGGGCTGTTCGATCACGGTGCTCGAAGTCGACGACGAACTGAAGGAACTGCTCGCGTACTCGGTCGACACGCCCGCGCTGACCGTCGCGGACGAGGAGTGA
- a CDS encoding adenosylcobinamide amidohydrolase yields the protein MTEPFPATRVDGVLRVCRPDAEWLHTGWNGGRRVADVAYNVSVPEGWACDDVESYVADRLDRAGFDGDGPVLLTGVDLEHARGARCGPVTAYATAGVSNPAALPIEPAGGALPDGRLERGDDAAGTVNLVVCTTRALGDGALANLVAVAAEAKAATLLAETGFPGTTTDAVVAGHDPAGAPAEFSGSATPVGAAARACVREALRAALRSRYAGTDATLPDSVAAAASGVSTDVRADVFRPEAARPDPEP from the coding sequence GTGACTGAGCCGTTCCCGGCGACGCGCGTCGACGGCGTCCTCCGGGTGTGCCGGCCCGACGCGGAGTGGCTGCACACGGGCTGGAACGGCGGCCGCCGCGTCGCCGACGTCGCCTACAACGTCTCCGTCCCGGAGGGGTGGGCCTGCGACGACGTCGAGTCCTACGTCGCCGACCGTCTCGACCGGGCGGGATTCGACGGCGACGGCCCCGTCCTGCTCACGGGCGTCGACCTCGAACACGCCCGCGGCGCCCGCTGCGGGCCCGTGACCGCGTACGCGACCGCGGGCGTCTCGAACCCGGCGGCGCTGCCGATAGAGCCCGCGGGCGGCGCGTTGCCCGACGGGCGACTCGAACGAGGGGACGATGCGGCCGGTACCGTGAACCTCGTCGTCTGCACGACGCGGGCGCTCGGGGACGGCGCGCTGGCGAACCTGGTCGCCGTCGCCGCGGAGGCGAAGGCGGCGACGCTGCTCGCCGAGACGGGTTTCCCGGGGACGACCACGGACGCGGTCGTCGCGGGCCACGACCCCGCGGGCGCGCCCGCCGAGTTCTCCGGAAGCGCGACGCCGGTCGGCGCCGCCGCGCGGGCCTGCGTCCGCGAGGCGCTCCGGGCGGCCCTGCGCTCGCGCTACGCGGGGACCGACGCGACGCTCCCCGACTCGGTCGCGGCGGCGGCCTCCGGCGTCTCGACGGACGTCCGCGCCGACGTGTTCCGGCCCGAAGCGGCGCGACCGGACCCGGAACCCTAA
- a CDS encoding YkgJ family cysteine cluster protein has product MSADVPDGDEESSDPRRVEVRPGREVVVEFDPDLTFECVDDCTWCCHHGVLLYDRDLLELAERANLVETTTDFRGEKFVAREKKDREEHVADDGHACAFLREDGLCSLHLDHDWKPTRCSVFPLGVWLEDGDLHVDVRDSAHEHCEGLNVSERRVIDDLAAFLPDLLWDLENPDSDREL; this is encoded by the coding sequence GTGAGCGCCGACGTCCCGGACGGCGACGAGGAGTCGAGCGACCCCCGCCGCGTCGAGGTTCGCCCCGGTCGCGAGGTCGTCGTCGAGTTCGACCCCGACCTCACCTTCGAGTGCGTCGACGACTGCACGTGGTGCTGTCACCACGGCGTCCTCCTGTACGACCGCGACCTGCTCGAACTCGCCGAGCGGGCGAACCTCGTCGAGACGACGACCGACTTCCGCGGCGAGAAGTTCGTCGCCCGCGAAAAGAAGGATCGCGAGGAACACGTCGCCGACGACGGCCACGCCTGCGCGTTCCTGCGCGAGGACGGCCTCTGTTCGTTGCACCTCGACCACGACTGGAAGCCGACGCGGTGTTCGGTGTTCCCGCTCGGCGTCTGGCTGGAGGACGGGGACCTCCACGTCGACGTCCGCGACTCCGCCCACGAGCACTGCGAGGGGCTGAACGTGAGCGAGCGGCGCGTGATCGACGACCTGGCGGCGTTCCTGCCCGACCTGCTGTGGGACCTCGAGAACCCCGACAGCGACCGGGAACTCTGA
- a CDS encoding SDR family NAD(P)-dependent oxidoreductase — protein sequence MDETTVVVTGGTRGIGRAVAEAFAAEGATVVVAARDGAEVEETVEALRDANGNADAAGLRADVRDEFDVERLMETASRAGDAAGIDVVVAAAGVYHGESGHTPTDGESYAAFDDHWRTNARGVFATVREALPHLTDGARVLVPSGTVAREGKPGYGSYAISKAGAEAVVRGFAADTDHVVRCLDPGIVATELTGGQGRDPADVAPMFVWAATADPKSLDGDVIGLREWRQATR from the coding sequence ATGGACGAGACGACAGTCGTCGTGACCGGCGGGACGCGCGGGATCGGACGGGCGGTCGCCGAGGCCTTCGCCGCCGAGGGCGCGACCGTGGTGGTCGCCGCCCGCGACGGGGCCGAGGTCGAGGAGACCGTCGAGGCGCTTCGAGACGCGAACGGGAACGCGGACGCCGCGGGCCTGCGCGCGGACGTGCGCGACGAGTTCGACGTCGAGCGGCTGATGGAGACCGCCTCGCGGGCCGGCGACGCGGCCGGGATCGACGTCGTCGTCGCGGCCGCGGGCGTCTACCACGGCGAGAGCGGTCACACGCCGACGGACGGGGAGTCGTACGCCGCCTTCGACGACCACTGGCGGACGAACGCCCGCGGGGTGTTCGCGACGGTCCGCGAGGCGCTGCCGCACCTGACCGACGGGGCGCGCGTGCTCGTCCCCTCGGGGACGGTCGCCCGCGAGGGGAAGCCGGGCTACGGCTCCTACGCCATCTCGAAGGCGGGCGCCGAGGCCGTCGTCCGGGGGTTCGCCGCCGACACGGACCACGTCGTCCGCTGTCTCGATCCCGGAATCGTGGCGACGGAACTGACCGGCGGGCAGGGGCGCGACCCCGCCGACGTGGCGCCGATGTTCGTCTGGGCGGCGACGGCCGACCCGAAGTCCCTCGACGGAGACGTGATCGGGTTGCGGGAGTGGCGGCAGGCGACCCGGTGA
- a CDS encoding sulfurtransferase, giving the protein MADSDNDVLVSADWVEDHLDEFQADDPDYRIVEVNSPESPEEGDFPSRYDDGHVPGAIGLQWDEDLSDQQQRDVLKKADFEEVVGNHGISADSTVVFYGNGWIPNWFALFAYWEFTYYGHDDARVLDGGKDYWVNNDYPLTEAVPEFDAVEYEARGPFESIRAYKDDVDKAREAGVPMVDVRSPEEFTGEILAPEGLQETAQRGGHIPGASNVPVKTNLRDDGRFKEPDELERMYAEEGIDGDESVVTYCRVGERSAIAWFALHELLGYEDVHNYDGSWTEWGNLIRAPIERGEGGD; this is encoded by the coding sequence ATGGCTGACTCCGACAACGACGTCCTGGTTTCGGCGGACTGGGTCGAAGACCACCTGGACGAGTTTCAGGCGGACGACCCCGACTACCGTATCGTGGAGGTGAACAGCCCCGAGTCCCCCGAGGAGGGCGACTTCCCGTCGCGGTACGACGACGGCCACGTTCCGGGCGCGATCGGCCTCCAGTGGGACGAGGACCTCTCGGACCAGCAACAGCGGGACGTCCTGAAGAAGGCGGACTTCGAGGAGGTCGTCGGGAACCACGGGATCAGTGCGGACTCGACGGTCGTCTTCTACGGGAACGGCTGGATTCCCAACTGGTTCGCGCTGTTCGCCTACTGGGAGTTCACGTACTACGGCCACGACGACGCCCGCGTCTTGGACGGCGGGAAGGATTACTGGGTGAACAACGACTACCCGCTGACCGAGGCGGTACCGGAGTTCGACGCCGTCGAGTACGAGGCCAGAGGGCCGTTCGAGAGCATCCGCGCGTACAAAGACGACGTGGACAAGGCCCGCGAGGCCGGCGTCCCGATGGTCGACGTGCGCTCGCCCGAGGAGTTCACCGGCGAGATTCTCGCCCCGGAGGGCCTACAGGAGACCGCCCAGCGCGGCGGCCACATCCCCGGCGCGTCGAACGTCCCGGTGAAGACCAACCTGCGCGACGACGGCCGGTTCAAGGAACCCGACGAACTCGAACGGATGTACGCCGAGGAGGGCATCGACGGCGACGAGTCGGTCGTCACCTACTGCCGGGTGGGCGAGCGGTCGGCCATCGCGTGGTTCGCGCTGCACGAACTGCTGGGCTACGAGGACGTCCACAACTACGACGGATCGTGGACCGAGTGGGGGAACTTGATCCGGGCGCCGATAGAGCGAGGCGAGGGCGGCGACTGA